A window of Littorina saxatilis isolate snail1 linkage group LG7, US_GU_Lsax_2.0, whole genome shotgun sequence contains these coding sequences:
- the LOC138972041 gene encoding uncharacterized protein has protein sequence MAARNTQQTDADDWRQIVTSLYPDALTRTYCVPPVQFNRVPYVRGTVPGTGLSVHVLQPLPSARPFHTALSTKPEGWTVPQHMWAEEPGPHLPPVRMQESDLRDDFAQNHVMLNLHELGDSRHEAMFILSQLQFGSYLNEPAYAAAAAQLPRPKDLPLDRQGDFDFLLFHRQHGILVGELKSLEKNNTDDRNLAQKVEKAVKQLDKSERVVSHLVSDIGSGMTVKKTLFLPYVSSAQLERVLDNDEQLEQAVCQSLGAANAAEAVQLCCCSDQLSQPASYWHVTPAVLSQLSTWWQHRMACTVDARLTDQLYLDIVARFVGPATTVSVPCYNGVRVEVRTAGQAVAELGRRLALLVLTLQQLGLMNRDPPLVYITGAPGTGKTVVLVLQGVRWLRQGYDVHVLSTWYNALAVSTSITQQLEMSLSAGPTPSLTPGSVSYHLYDFWNREGDVDQAVTDLVACVNNGHLHVLIDEVSFDSRGYSSQHVSKRGPRHTRLVTRLAQQIPHLYLWCAGVYKTEIPPALQTQVFTVPLRSAPAVLREIQPVIHWYPVHDYSDSGVPAPGDGLSVIRLSHHGNAHTGRWPVDCAQCGQDIAVELRRLGVGRSVANSPSRLSYRDVFVLTRSHDLHDDVTDEAGRVTSPASGVVQGLKDAGVPVSVLGYQDWLHNRARWEGAVQDVAVAATDTVTVAMYGCVTGLERRVVAVLQDRDQYDDDEGRTDEQTDREDRLQAVSRCTTQLITVRTPPVTTTPPSLTTTTTPATTTTPRHNLIQQPLPPPSPPRPPPPPPATTTTTTAKRRGGRKCVLS, from the exons ATGGCGGCCagaaacacacaacagacagacgCCGATGACTGGCGGCAGATCGTGACGTCACTCTACCCTGACGCTCTTACCCGTACCTATTGTGTGCCGCCGGTACAGTTCAACAGGGTGCCCTACGTCAGGGGCACTGTACCCGGTACcggtctgtctgtgcatgtgctgCAGCCACTACCAAGTGCCCGGCCTTTCCACACAGCTCTCAGTACCAAGCCTGAGGGATGGACAGTACCGCAGCATATGTGGGCCGAGGAGCCAGGGCCACATCTCCCACCAGTAAGAATGCAGGAGAGCGACCTACGGGATGACTTTGCCCAGAACCACGTGATGCTAAACCTACATGAGCTTGGCGACAGTCGTCACGAGGCCATGTTCATCCTGTCTCAGCTACAGTTCGGCAGCTACCTGAACGAGCCTGCCTACGCTGCGGCCGCTGCACAGCTCCCACGACCCAAAGACTTACCACTAGATCGTCAGGGGGATTTTGACTTTCTGTTGTTCCACCGCCAGCACGGCATTCTGGTCGGAGAGCTCAAGTCTCTGGAGAAAAACAATACAGATGATCGTAATCTTGCCCAGAAGGTGGAAAAAGCGGTCAAGCAGCTGGACAAGTCGGAGAGAGTGGTGAGCCACCTTGTGAGTGACATCGGGTCTGGCATGACTGTCAAGAAAACTCTCTTCctgccttacgtcagcagtgCTCAGTTAGAGCGAGTCTTGGACAACGATGAACAGTTGGAACag GCGGTGTGTCAGAGCCTGGGTGCGGCCAATGCAGCAGAAGCCGTTCAGCTTTGCTGTTGCTCTGACCAACTGTCCCAGCCTGCATCGTACTGGCACGTGACACCCGCCGTGTTATCACAGCTGAGCACCTGGTGGCAACACAGGATGGCCTGTACTGTGGACGCTCGGCTTACTGACCAACTTTACCTGGACATCGTTGCCAG GTTTGTTGGTCCGGCCACCACGGTGTCTGTCCCCTGCTACAACGGTGTCCGTGTGGAGGTGCGGACTGCAGGACAGGCGGTGGCGGAACTGGGGCGGAGGCTGGCACTTCTGGTTCTGACCCTGCAACAGCTCGGCCTAATGAACAGAGACCCGCCACTGGTCTACATTACGGGAGCGCCAGGAACAG GTAAGACGGTGGTGCTAGTGCTGCAGGGGGTGAGGTGGCTGCGACAGGGGTACGATGTGCACGTGTTGTCAACATGGTACAACGCCCTGGCCGTCAGCACATCCATCACACAACAGCTGGAGATGTCGCTGAGCGCGGGCCCGACGCCTTCCCTGACACCAGGCAGCGTGTCGTACCACCTGTACGATTTCTGGAACAGGGAGGGAGATGTTGATCAGGCAGTCACCGACCTCGTGGCATGTGTGAATAACGGCCACCTGCACGTCTTGATCGACGAGGTGTCCTTTGACAGCAG gggatatagctca CAACATGTCTCCAAGCGTGGTCCCCGTCACACACGCCTTGTAACACGCCTAGCGCAGCAAATACCACACCTGTACCTGTGGTGTGCCGGTGTTTACAAAACCGAGATACCCCCAGCACTGCAGACACAGGTGTTCACTGTCCCCCTCCGCTCGGCTCCCGCCGTCCTCCGTGAAATACAGCCCGTCATTCACTGGTATCCTGTCCACGACTACAGCGACAGCGGCGTGCCTGCGCCTGGGGACGGGCTGAGCGTGATACGGCTGAGTCACCATGGCAACGCTCACACAGGTCGGTGGCCGGTGGACTGCGCACAGTGTGGTCAGGATATCGCTGTCGAGCTGCGCCGTCTGGGTGTGG GGAGGAGCGTCGCCAACAGTCCCTCCCGGCTGAGCTACCGCGACGTGTTCGTCCTGACCAGAAGCCACGATTTACATGATGACGTCACAGATGAGGCAGGTCGGGTGACGTCACCAGCTAGCGGCGTGGTGCAGGGACTGAAGGATGCAGGTGTACCGGTGAGTGTGTTGGGGTATCAAGACTGGCTACACAACAGGGCGAGGTGGGAGGGAGCTGTGCAGGACGTGGCGGTGGCGGCAACGGACACAGTGACAGTAGCGATGTATGGCTGTGTGACAGGCCTGGAGCGGCGCGTGGTGGCCGTGTTACAGGACAGAGATcagtatgatgatgatgaagggaGGACTGATGAGCAGACTGATCGTGAAGACAGGCTTCAGGCAGTATCACGCTGCACCACACAGCTCATCACGGTCCGCACGCCTCCTGTCACCACCACCCCGCCATCCCTTACAACAACCACTACCCCCGCCACCACAACCACCCCACGCCACAACCTAATACAACAACCACTACCACCGCCGTCACCACctcgaccaccaccaccaccaccagcaacgACGACTACCACCACCGCCAAGAGGAGGGGAGGCAGAAAGTGTGTCTTGTCGTGA